One stretch of Candidatus Neomarinimicrobiota bacterium DNA includes these proteins:
- a CDS encoding NADH:ubiquinone reductase (Na(+)-transporting) subunit D — MSLLSPTHKRVLKDPIIDNNPINKQVLGICSALAVTVQVKTALVMTLAVIFVLAFSNLFVSLLREKIPSKIRIIVELTIIASLVILVDQVLRAFLYDISKQLSVFVGLIITNCIVMGRAEAFAMQNKPIPSLLDGIGNGLGYGMILILVSIGREILGSGSFFGITLIPTAAYEAGYQNMGLMVLAPGAFILLGLIIWLQRTLFKYSEEE; from the coding sequence ATGTCCCTTTTATCCCCCACCCACAAACGGGTTTTAAAAGATCCCATTATCGATAACAATCCCATCAATAAACAGGTATTGGGTATTTGTTCAGCCCTGGCCGTAACCGTTCAGGTAAAAACCGCCCTGGTGATGACCCTTGCCGTGATATTTGTCCTGGCCTTTTCAAACCTCTTTGTGTCCCTCCTCCGGGAAAAAATCCCTTCGAAAATCCGCATCATTGTGGAACTGACCATTATCGCTTCGCTGGTGATTTTAGTGGATCAGGTTTTACGGGCCTTTTTGTATGACATCAGCAAACAACTTTCCGTTTTTGTAGGACTCATCATCACGAATTGCATAGTCATGGGGCGGGCGGAAGCCTTCGCCATGCAGAACAAACCCATTCCATCCCTCCTGGACGGTATCGGGAACGGACTGGGATACGGCATGATTTTGATTCTGGTCTCCATCGGCCGGGAAATCCTGGGCAGCGGCAGCTTTTTCGGAATCACCCTGATTCCAACAGCAGCCTATGAAGCGGGATATCAGAATATGGGACTCATGGTATTAGCCCCGGGGGCTTTTATCCTGTTGGGACTGATTATCTGGCTTCAGCGGACCCTGTTTAAATATTCGGAAGAAGAGTGA
- the nqrE gene encoding NADH:ubiquinone reductase (Na(+)-transporting) subunit E, translating to MFEHYLGLLVKSIFVENILLAFFLGMCSFLAVSKKVENSVGLGFAVVFVLTITTPVNWLINHFLLEDGALGWAGLPEADLSFLRFIAFIAVIAAMVQLVEMILDRFSPALYAALGIFLPLIAVNCAILGSSLFMVERSYTFGESIVFGFGAGTGWMLAIVSMAAIRHKLRYSNIPQGLRGLGIAMLVTGLMAVAFMSFSGISL from the coding sequence ATGTTTGAACACTATCTGGGCCTGCTTGTCAAATCCATTTTCGTGGAAAATATTCTCCTGGCATTTTTCCTGGGGATGTGTTCCTTCCTGGCTGTCTCGAAAAAGGTGGAAAACTCGGTGGGACTGGGATTTGCCGTGGTTTTCGTTTTGACAATCACCACGCCTGTAAACTGGCTGATCAATCATTTCCTCCTGGAGGATGGAGCCCTTGGCTGGGCGGGGCTGCCGGAAGCGGATCTGAGTTTTCTCCGTTTTATTGCCTTTATTGCCGTCATCGCCGCCATGGTCCAGCTTGTGGAGATGATCCTGGACCGTTTCAGTCCGGCCTTGTATGCGGCACTGGGAATTTTTCTCCCCCTTATCGCCGTCAATTGCGCCATCCTGGGATCCTCCCTGTTTATGGTGGAACGTTCCTATACCTTCGGAGAATCCATCGTATTCGGGTTTGGCGCCGGAACCGGCTGGATGCTGGCTATTGTGTCCATGGCGGCCATCCGGCATAAATTGCGGTATTCTAATATTCCTCAGGGCTTGCGGGGACTCGGAATCGCCATGCTGGTAACGGGACTCATGGCTGTGGCATTTATGAGTTTTTCCGGTATCAGCTTATAA